The nucleotide window AGGACCGACGCCATCGTCAGCGGCACCATCGACATGGCGCACCGGCTGGGCCTGCGCGTCGTGGCCGAGGGCGTCGAGCAGCTGGCCACGCTCCAGCGCCTGGAGGCGCTGGGCTGCGACGAGAGCCAGGGCTACCTGCACTCCCGGCCGGTCCCGGCGGCCGCGCTCACCCCGGCGGCGCCGCTCCTGCAGCCCGCCTGACACGAGCTCCTGACACGGCGACGGCGCCGGACCCGGGTGGGTCCGGCGCCGTCGGCGCGATCGGGGTGGGTCAGCCGCGCTGGCGCGCGCCGTACCGCTGGTTGAACTTCTCGACCCGGCCCGCGGTGTCGAGCACACGCTGGTTGCCGGTCCAGAACGGGTGGGAGGACGAGCTGATCTCGACCGGGACCACGGGCAGCGTCTCGCCGTCCAGCTCGATCGTGCGGCTGGTCTGGACCGTCGAACGGGTCCGGAAGGTCTCCCCCGTCGACGTGTCCTGGAACACGACGGTGCGGTACTCGGGGTGGATGCCGTTTCGCATGGTGGGTCTCCTGGGGTCTGCGCGGGACGTCCACCCCCGGTGGGGCGGGCTGATCGCGACACCTGGATGAACCGGTCCGGCACCTCTCCTGTTCCCGCCCGGCCGCCCGGTCAGAGCCGGGGGTCGACCGGCTCGCTCTCCAGCGCGAGGACCGCGAACACGCACTCGTGGACCCGCCACATCGGCTCCCCCCGCGCCAGCCGCTCCAGGCCCTCGAGCCCCAGGGCGTACTCGCGCAGCGCCAGCCCGCGCTTGCGGCCCAGGTTCCGGTCGCGCAGCCGGGCCAGGTTGGCCGGGGCGGTGTAGTCGGGGCCGTAGACCAGCCGCAGGTACTCCCGGCCACGCACCTTGAGCCCGGGCTGGACGACGCCCCGCCGGGCGCGGGTCAGGTTGGCCGCCGGCTTCACGACCATGCCCTCGCCGCCGTCGGCGGTCAGCGCCGTCCACCACTCGGTGGCCGCCTGCTCGGCCGCCGGGTCGGTGACGTCCACGCTGCGGTGCGCCGTCGCGCGCAGCAGCTCCGGGTCCGCGGCGACCAGCCGGTCGGCGACCCCCAGGTGCCAGTCGTGCGGGCGGTCGGCGAAGGTGCGACCGGCCGCACCCAGCACCTGGAACGCCGCGAACGCGGTGCCGGTGAGCCCGTCGGTCGGCCAGCAGTAGCGCCGGTAGACGTCGGTGAACGACAGCGCGTCGGCGGTGCGGGCGCGCTGCCGGTCGAGCAGGTCGCCGACGTCCAGACCGCGCGCGGCGGCCTGGACCAGCACCGACTCGGCCACCGGCAGCACGGACCGGGCCGCGGCCCCCACCGAGGCGTACTGACCGCGGACCAGGTCACCGGCCTTCACCGACCAGGGCAGCAGCTCACCGTCGAGCAGCACCCAGTCGCTGTCCAGCTCGTCGAACACCCCGGCGTCGGCCACCGCCTGCGACAGCCGGGCCAGGAACGCCGTGGACAGCTCGGGGCCGAAGAACGCCCGTCCGGTGCGGGTGTGCAACGCACCGCGCTCCCCCACCGGCCGCGTCGGGTCGCCACCGGCGTCCGAGCGGCGCACCAGCGCCACCGCGCGGGAGCCCATGTGCTTCTCCTGGCAGACGACCTCGGCCACGCCCTCGCCGCGGTAGTAGGAGAATGCCTCGGCCGGGTGCTCCAGCAGGTCCTCGACCGAGGAGGTGGCGACCGGGCTCATCGTCGGCGGCAGGTAGGCCAGCTGCTGCGGGGCGAGGGCGAACCGGCTCATCACCTCGATCGCGGCCGCGGCGTTCTCCTCCCGCACCGTGACCCGCCCGGACAGCCGGGTCTCCACGACCCGCTTGCCCAGCACGTCGGCGACGTCGAGCACCTCGGCGGGCCGCTCCGGGGCGGGCCCAGCGTCGGGCAGGAACGGCCGGGCCGGCTCGTACCAGGTGCGCTCCGCCGGGACGTCGACCAGCTCGCGCTCGGGGTACCGCAGCGCGGTCAGCCGGCCGCCGAACACGCAGCCGGTGTCCAGGCACAGCGTGTTGTTGACCCACTCGGGCTCGGGCACCGGCGTGTGGCCGTAGAGCACCACCGCCCGGCCGCGGTAGTCCTGCGCCCACGGGTAGCGCACCGGCAGCCCGAACTCGTCGGTCTCCCCGGTGGTGTCGCCGTAGAGGGCGAAGCTGCGCACCCGGGCACTGGCCCGACCGTGCAGCTCCTCGGTGAGGCCGGCATGGGCGACCACCAGCGCCCCGCCGTCCAGCACGTAGTGGCTGACCAGGCCGTGGCAGAACTCCGCGACGTCCGTGCGGAACTCCTCGCTCTCCTCGGCCAGCTGCGCGAGCGTCGTCTCCAGGCCGTGGGTGACCTGCACGTCGCGTCCGCGCAGTGCCTTGACCAGCTTGTTCTCGTGGTTGCCGGGCACGCAGAGGGCGTGGCCGGCGCGGACCATGCCCATCACCAGGCGCAGCACGCCGGGTGAGTCCGGGCCGCGGTCGACGAGGTCGCCGAGGAACACCGCGCGCCGCCCCTCCGGCGGGACGGCGTCCACGGCCCGGCCCTGCTCGTCGCGGGTCACGGTGTAGCCGAGCCGGCCGAGCAGCGCCTCGAGCTCGGCGCGGCAGCCGTGCACGTCACCGACCACGTCGAACGGGCCGGTCTGGTCGCGCAGGTCGTTGTAGGCCTTCTCGTAGGTGACCACCGCGGCGTCGACGTCGGCGACGCTGCCCAGCCGGTGCACCTTGCGGAAGCCCTCGCGGCTGAGCCCGCGCAGGCCGCGGCGCAGCTCGGCGCGCTGCCGGCTGACGACGGTACGGGCCAGGTCGCGGTCGGGGCGGGCGGCGTTGCGCTCCAGGCAGACGCCCTCGGGGAGGTCGAGCACGATCGCCACCGGCAGGACGTCGTGGTCGCGGGCCAGCTGCACCAGCGAGGCGCGGTCCTCGCGCTTGACGTTGGTGGCGTCGACGACGGTGAGCCGGCCGGCGCGCAGCCGGGCCGCGGCGATGGCGTGCAGCACCGCGAAGGCCGCCGGCGTCGCCGACTGGTCGTTCTCGTCGTCGGCGACCATGGCGCGGCAGGCGTCGCTGGACAGCACCTGGGTGGGCAGGAAGTGCTGCCGCGCGAAGGTGGACTTGCCCGAGCCGGAGGCACCGATCAGCACCACCAGCGACAGCTCCGGGACGGCGAGCTCGCTCATGCCGCCACCTCCCGGGTGAACACCGCGAGCTGGGTGGGCGGCCCGACCTCGGGGTCGTCGGGGCCGACGCCGAGGAACCGGACGGCGTAGCCGCGTCGTCCGGCCACCCCCTGCGCCCAGTCGGTGAACTCCGCGCGGGTCCACTCGAAGCGGTGGTCACGGTGCCGCATGCCCCCGGCGGCCAGCGCCGGGTAGCGCACGTTGTGCTCCACGTTGGGGGTGGTCACCAGCACCGTGGACGGCGCCGCCGCGGTGAAGACGGCGTGCTCCAGGGCCGGCAGCCGGTCGGGGTCCAGGTGCTCGACGACCTCCATGAGCACCGCGGCGTCGTAGCCGGCCAGCCGGGCGTCGGTGTAGGTGAGCGCGCCCTGCAGCAGGGTGATCCGGGCACGCTGGCGCTCGGGCAGCTGGTCCAGCCGCAGCCGGCGGGCGGCGACCTCCAGGGCCCGGGCGCTGACGTCCACGCCCACCACCTCGGTGAAGGCCGGCTCGGCGAGCAGTGCCGGCAGCAGCGCGCCGTTGCCGCAGCCGAGGTCCAGCACCCGGTGTGCGCCGGCCGAGCGGAGCGCGGCCAGCACGGCGCCCTGGCGCAGCTGGGCCAGCGAGGTCGGCCGCTCGGGCACCTCGGGGGCGTCGTCGAGGACCTCGGGGTCGGCGTCGTCGGCCTCGGCCAGCCGGGCGATCGCCGCGCCGGCCAGCCGCCCCTGGTGGGCGAGGTAGCGGGCGGCGATCAGCTCGCGCTCGGGGTGGGCGGCCAGCCAGCCCCCGCCGGCGCGCAGCAGCTTGTCGATCTCGTCGGTGCTGACCCAGTAGTGCTTGGCGTCGTCGAGCACCGGCAGCCCGACGTAGAGGTGGTTGACCGCGTCGGCCAGCCGGTGCGTGCCGGTGAGCCGCAGGTCGACGTACCGGGAGGCGCCCCACTCGGGGAACTGCTCGTCCAGCGGGACGGCCGTGGCCTGCACCGCCCAGCCCAGCGGTGCGAAGAACCGCTCGGCGAGCGCGGCGCCACCCCGGCACGACAGCGCCGGCAGGTGCACCTCCAGCGGCAGCGGGGTGTCGACCAGGTCCGGCCGCTCCTTGCTCACGCCGCGGCGGGCGCTGGCGAAGACCTTGCCCAGGGCGACGGCGAGCAGGCTGGAGGCGGCGTAGGGGCGGTCGTTGACGTACTGCCCGAGCGCGAACCCCTCCCCGTCGCCCTTCCCGCGCACGAGGGCGATCGGGTCGACCTCCAGCAGCAGCGCGACGGTGCAGCGCTCGTCGGTGGCCTCGGGGTAGAACACGTGCGCCGTCCCGGTCGAGACCTCCACCTGCTGGGCCCGGGCGGGGTTCTTGTGCAGCAGGAACCCCAGGTCGGTGGCCGGCCGGTGGGTGGTCGACAGCGTGAGCAGCACCGCCGCAGTGTCGCCGGTCGCAGCGGCCCTGGCCACCGACTTGCCGCACCCGCTGCAGCCCGTCCGGTCGACGGTGACCTGCCCGTGACGTCCGTGTGCTTAGGTGAGCCTCACCTGACCGTCTCAGCAAGGAGCACGATGTCGTCCCGCACCGCCCTCCGCGGCACAGCCGTCCTGGCCGCCGCTCTCGTCCTCGCCGGTTGCGGCGGCTCCGACGCCGGCTCCGGGGGCGGCAGCGCCCAGGGCAGCACCGCCCCCACCAGCGGTCAGTCGAGCTTCCCGGTCACCGTGACCACCGCCTTCGGGGACGTCGAGGTGCCGAAGGCCCCGGAGCGCGTCGTCGCACTGGGCTGGGGCGACGCGGAGACCGCGCTGGCGCTGGGCGTGCAGCCGGTCGGGGCCAGCGACTGGCTGGCCTTCGGCGGCGAGGGCGTGGGCCCGTGGGCCGCGGGCGAGTACGACCAAGCCCCGCAGATCATCGGGACCCTCGAGCCGAGCTACGAGGCGATCGCGGCGCTGAAGCCGGACCTGATCCTGGACACCAAGTCCCCGGCGACCCAGGAGCGGTACGACAAGCTGTCGGCGATCGCGCCGACCATCGGCCAGCCCGAGGGCGTCGACCCGTACCTGACCACCTACACCCAGCAGCTCGACCTGGTCGGCCAGGCGCTGGGGAAGACCACCGAGGCCGACGCGGTCGCCGCCCAGGTCGACGACGCCTTCACCGCCGCCGCGGCCGCCCACCCGGAGTTCAAGGGCGTCGACGTGGCCGTGGCCGCCTACGGGTCGACCGGCTTCGGGGCCTACGTGCGCGGCGACGGCCGCGTCGACTTCATGGAGAAGCTGGGCTTCACGAACAAGCCGGCCATCCAGGACCTCGCCACCGACAGCTTCTTCGTCCCGGTCAGCGAGGAGCAGCTGCCGCTGCTGGACGCCGGCCTGACCGTGGCGTTCCCGATCTTCGTCGACGCCGCCCAGATCACCGACAACCCGCTGTGGCAGGCGATCCCGTCGGTGCAGGCCGGCCACAGCGTGGTGCTCGGTGACGCCACGCTGGCCAACGCCTTCTCCCTGGCGACGCCGCAGAGCATCCAGTACGCGCTGGAGAACGCCGTCCCGCTGTTCGCCGGCGCGCTCTGACTCACCCGTGACGGCCCGGCCCCCGCACACCGGGGGCCGGGCCGTCGTCGTCCCCGCTGTTCCACGTGCAACACCGGTGTCACGCCGGCACCGGAGGGGCAGGGAGGAGGCATGACCACTCCCGAGGCACACAAGGTCGCCGAGCTGATCTCCGGCGAGCGCATCGCGATGTTCACCACCACCGCCCCGCAGGGCACGCTGACCAGCCGCCCGATGGCGCTGCAGGAGGTCGAGTTCGACGGCGACCTCTGGTTCTTCGCCGAGCGCAGCTCCCGCAAGGTCGGGCACCTCGACGCCCACCCCGAGGTCAACGTGACCGTGGGCTCGGGCAGCACCTGGGTCTCCCTCACCGGTCGCGCGTCCGTGGTCGACGACCCGGAGAAGAAGCGCGAGCTGTGGAACGGCGGGGTCGCCGCCTGGTTCCCCGACGGCCCGGACGACGCATCGATCGTGCTGCTGCGGGTCGAGGGCACCTCGGCGGAGTACTGGGACACCCCCGGCGGCCGGATCGCCACCGCGCTGAGCTTCGCCAAGGCCAAGGTCACCGGACAGCCCTACGACGGCGGGGAGAACGAGACCGTCCGGCTCTGAGCCCGGGCAGCCGATCCACAGCCGCAGCTGGGCAGCCGTCCAGGGACGGCGACGACCGTGGGGACCACGCCACCACCGGAGGTCCCCGTGCTCGCCGTCGCCGTCCTGATCGTCTTCCTGCTCGTGCTCACCACCGCCGACCTGCTGCCCGGCCGGTCGGCGCCCGGTCTGGTGGCGCCGGGGGTCTGACCCCGACGTGCGGACGGCGGCCGGCCCGGTGAGGCTGCGTGCATGCCGCCCGAGGTCCGGTCCGCCGCCAGCCGCCCGTCCGCCGTCGACCCGCAGCTCCACCACCGGCGCACCGAGGCGACGCTCACCGTCCGCGGCCGGGACGGTGAGCCGCTGGCCGGCGCCGAGGTGACCGTCGCGCAGCTGCGGCACCGGTTCCTGTTCGGCTGCATCGGCTTCGACCTGGTGCCGCTGGCCAACGGCGAGGACGAGGCGGTGCCGGGCTCGGTGTTCGGCGGAGCCGCCGCCCCGGCCCAGGCCGCCGCGCTGGCCGACCGGTGGCTGGAGGTGTTCAACGCCGCCACGCTGCCGTTCTACTGGAGCGAGTTCGAGCCCGTGCGCGGCCGGCCGGAAACCGCGCGGCTGCGGCGGGCCGCGGAGTGGTTCACCGAGCGCGGCGTCGTGGTCAAGGGCCATCCCCTCGCCTGGCACACGCTGGCCCCGGACTGGCTGCTCGACAGCACGGACGCCGAGGTCGAGGCGGCGCTGCGCGCGCGCATCCGGCGCGACGTCACCGACATGGCCGGCGTGGTCGACACCTGGGACGCGATCAACGAGGTCGTGATCATGCCGGTGTTCGACAGGTACGACAACGCGCTCAGCCGGCTCGCCCGCCGGCTCGGCCGCGTCGGCACGGTCCGGCTCGCGTTCGAGGAGGCCCGGGCCGCGAACCCCTCGGCCACGCTGCTGCTCAACGACTTCGACATGTCCAGCGCCTACGAGCACCTGGTCGAGGACTGCCTGGAGGCCGGCGTGCAGATCGACGCGCTGGGCCTGCAGAGCCACATGCACCAGGGCTGGTGGGGCGAGGAGCGCACGCTGGAGGTGCTGGAGCGGTTCGCCCGGTTCGGGCTGCCCCTGCACCTCACCGAGTCCACGCTGCTCTCGGGCGAGCTGATGCCGCCGGAGGTCGAGGACCTCAACGACTGGCAGGTCGACGAGTGGCCCTCCACCCCCGAGGGCGAGGCCCGCCAGGCCGACGAGCTGGTGCGCCACCACCGCACCCTGCTCTCCCACCCCGCCGTCGAGGCCGCGACCTACTGGGGCATCACCGACGCCGGCGCGTGGCTGGGCGCCCCGGTGGGCCTGCTGCGTGCCGACGGCACGCCCAAGCCGTCCTACGACGCCCTCCGCGACCTGGTGAGGGGCGAGTGGTGGCTGCCGCCGACCACCCTGCGCACCGACGACGCCGGCCGCGTGCCGGTCACCGGCTTCCTCGGCGACTACTCGGTCACCGGCCCGGACGGGTCGGCGACGGTCGCCCTGGACCAGGCCGGCCCGGTGGACGTCGAGGTGCGGCTCAGCTGAGCGCCGGGGCGCCCGTCAGCAGGGCGCGGCGACGGCGCAGCCGGGCGGGGGCCAGCAGCGAGAGCGTGATCATGCCGACCCACACCGGGACGACCAGCCACCACCAGGGCGAGGAGACCAGCGCTGCCATCACGTAGAGGGCGAGCATCAGCACCCCCACGATGAGGGTGAAGGCGCGCAGCGGCAGGTAGAGGGCCAGCTGGTGGTCGATCATCCGCACCGCGGCCGCGCGCACGGCGGGGTCGTGCGGGGCCGGTCCGTGCCAGCTCACCCGGGCTGCCGTGCGGCGCTGGGCCGGGGTGAGGCCGGCGACCACGGCGTGCGTCCCGCGCGCCGTCCGGTACGACCACGACCCCATGACCAGGCCGAACAGGACACCGCCCGCCACGCCACCGACGAGGGCGGCGGTCCAGGAGTGGTCGTC belongs to Modestobacter sp. L9-4 and includes:
- a CDS encoding type B 50S ribosomal protein L31, with the translated sequence MRNGIHPEYRTVVFQDTSTGETFRTRSTVQTSRTIELDGETLPVVPVEISSSSHPFWTGNQRVLDTAGRVEKFNQRYGARQRG
- a CDS encoding polynucleotide kinase-phosphatase, translated to MSELAVPELSLVVLIGASGSGKSTFARQHFLPTQVLSSDACRAMVADDENDQSATPAAFAVLHAIAAARLRAGRLTVVDATNVKREDRASLVQLARDHDVLPVAIVLDLPEGVCLERNAARPDRDLARTVVSRQRAELRRGLRGLSREGFRKVHRLGSVADVDAAVVTYEKAYNDLRDQTGPFDVVGDVHGCRAELEALLGRLGYTVTRDEQGRAVDAVPPEGRRAVFLGDLVDRGPDSPGVLRLVMGMVRAGHALCVPGNHENKLVKALRGRDVQVTHGLETTLAQLAEESEEFRTDVAEFCHGLVSHYVLDGGALVVAHAGLTEELHGRASARVRSFALYGDTTGETDEFGLPVRYPWAQDYRGRAVVLYGHTPVPEPEWVNNTLCLDTGCVFGGRLTALRYPERELVDVPAERTWYEPARPFLPDAGPAPERPAEVLDVADVLGKRVVETRLSGRVTVREENAAAAIEVMSRFALAPQQLAYLPPTMSPVATSSVEDLLEHPAEAFSYYRGEGVAEVVCQEKHMGSRAVALVRRSDAGGDPTRPVGERGALHTRTGRAFFGPELSTAFLARLSQAVADAGVFDELDSDWVLLDGELLPWSVKAGDLVRGQYASVGAAARSVLPVAESVLVQAAARGLDVGDLLDRQRARTADALSFTDVYRRYCWPTDGLTGTAFAAFQVLGAAGRTFADRPHDWHLGVADRLVAADPELLRATAHRSVDVTDPAAEQAATEWWTALTADGGEGMVVKPAANLTRARRGVVQPGLKVRGREYLRLVYGPDYTAPANLARLRDRNLGRKRGLALREYALGLEGLERLARGEPMWRVHECVFAVLALESEPVDPRL
- a CDS encoding 3' terminal RNA ribose 2'-O-methyltransferase Hen1, which codes for MLLTLSTTHRPATDLGFLLHKNPARAQQVEVSTGTAHVFYPEATDERCTVALLLEVDPIALVRGKGDGEGFALGQYVNDRPYAASSLLAVALGKVFASARRGVSKERPDLVDTPLPLEVHLPALSCRGGAALAERFFAPLGWAVQATAVPLDEQFPEWGASRYVDLRLTGTHRLADAVNHLYVGLPVLDDAKHYWVSTDEIDKLLRAGGGWLAAHPERELIAARYLAHQGRLAGAAIARLAEADDADPEVLDDAPEVPERPTSLAQLRQGAVLAALRSAGAHRVLDLGCGNGALLPALLAEPAFTEVVGVDVSARALEVAARRLRLDQLPERQRARITLLQGALTYTDARLAGYDAAVLMEVVEHLDPDRLPALEHAVFTAAAPSTVLVTTPNVEHNVRYPALAAGGMRHRDHRFEWTRAEFTDWAQGVAGRRGYAVRFLGVGPDDPEVGPPTQLAVFTREVAA
- a CDS encoding iron-siderophore ABC transporter substrate-binding protein, with amino-acid sequence MSSRTALRGTAVLAAALVLAGCGGSDAGSGGGSAQGSTAPTSGQSSFPVTVTTAFGDVEVPKAPERVVALGWGDAETALALGVQPVGASDWLAFGGEGVGPWAAGEYDQAPQIIGTLEPSYEAIAALKPDLILDTKSPATQERYDKLSAIAPTIGQPEGVDPYLTTYTQQLDLVGQALGKTTEADAVAAQVDDAFTAAAAAHPEFKGVDVAVAAYGSTGFGAYVRGDGRVDFMEKLGFTNKPAIQDLATDSFFVPVSEEQLPLLDAGLTVAFPIFVDAAQITDNPLWQAIPSVQAGHSVVLGDATLANAFSLATPQSIQYALENAVPLFAGAL
- a CDS encoding pyridoxamine 5'-phosphate oxidase family protein, with protein sequence MTTPEAHKVAELISGERIAMFTTTAPQGTLTSRPMALQEVEFDGDLWFFAERSSRKVGHLDAHPEVNVTVGSGSTWVSLTGRASVVDDPEKKRELWNGGVAAWFPDGPDDASIVLLRVEGTSAEYWDTPGGRIATALSFAKAKVTGQPYDGGENETVRL
- a CDS encoding endo-1,4-beta-xylanase, which encodes MPPEVRSAASRPSAVDPQLHHRRTEATLTVRGRDGEPLAGAEVTVAQLRHRFLFGCIGFDLVPLANGEDEAVPGSVFGGAAAPAQAAALADRWLEVFNAATLPFYWSEFEPVRGRPETARLRRAAEWFTERGVVVKGHPLAWHTLAPDWLLDSTDAEVEAALRARIRRDVTDMAGVVDTWDAINEVVIMPVFDRYDNALSRLARRLGRVGTVRLAFEEARAANPSATLLLNDFDMSSAYEHLVEDCLEAGVQIDALGLQSHMHQGWWGEERTLEVLERFARFGLPLHLTESTLLSGELMPPEVEDLNDWQVDEWPSTPEGEARQADELVRHHRTLLSHPAVEAATYWGITDAGAWLGAPVGLLRADGTPKPSYDALRDLVRGEWWLPPTTLRTDDAGRVPVTGFLGDYSVTGPDGSATVALDQAGPVDVEVRLS